The sequence GACTCTAGTCAAGGTTTGGGCTGCGTTGATGGCATTGACCATCCTGACCGTGATGGCAACTTGGGTGAATCTTGGCAGCCTGAACATCTGGATTGCCATGGCAATCGCTGTGGTTAAGGGTGCTCTGGTTGTGCTTTATTTCATGCACATGAAATACGACCGGCCATTTATCGCCTACATATTCACGTTTTCACTGGCGTTTGTTGCATTCTTCCTGGGAATGGTGATGCTGGATAGCAAATCGTATCAGC is a genomic window of Planctomycetia bacterium containing:
- a CDS encoding cytochrome C oxidase subunit IV family protein, whose translation is MSSITDPTPLHTHEDTTHHEGDGEHCPHGLGHISPWQTLVKVWAALMALTILTVMATWVNLGSLNIWIAMAIAVVKGALVVLYFMHMKYDRPFIAYIFTFSLAFVAFFLGMVMLDSKSYQPAVEIRRLDEIQVTAAPVSTPAAPAPVK